The following are encoded together in the Oncorhynchus masou masou isolate Uvic2021 chromosome 5, UVic_Omas_1.1, whole genome shotgun sequence genome:
- the LOC135527976 gene encoding thyrotropin subunit beta-like gives MESSVAMSPLWFSQAVPMCVPTDYTLYEERHECDFCVAINTTICMGFCYSRDSNMKELVGPRFLVQRGCTYDQVEYRTVILPGCPHHANPLFTYPVALSCYCGTCNTDSDECAHKASSGDGPRCTKPLRHIYPYPGPNNLIHPN, from the exons ATGGAATCGTCTGTGGCCATGTCTCCTTTGTGGTTCAGCCAAGCTGTCCCCATGTGTGTGCCCACGGACTACACTCTGTATGAGGAGAGACATGAATGTGACTTCTGTGTGGCCATCAATACTACCATTTGCATGGGTTTCTGCTACTCAAGG GACAGTAATATGAAGGAGCTGGTCGGACCACGATTCCTGGTCCAGAGAGGCTGTACCTATGACCAGGTGGAGTACCGTACAGTGATACTGCCTGGTTGCCCGCACCATGCCAACCCTCTCTTCACCTACCCCGTAGCCCTCAGCTGTTATTGTGGCACTTGCAACACAGACAGTGATGAGTGTGCCCACAAGGCCAGCAGTGGTGACGGCCCCAGGTGTACCAAGCCACTCAGACACATCTACCCATACCCTGGCCCGAACAACCTCATCCACCCCAACTAA
- the LOC135540322 gene encoding mitochondrial glutamate carrier 1-like isoform X1, whose amino-acid sequence MAHQQQISLPAKLINGGIAGIVGVTCVFPIDLVKTRLQNQRQGHQIYKNMLDCLVKTVRSEGYFGMYRGAAVNLTLVTPEKAIKLAANDFFRQHLSKNGKGLTVFKEMLAGCGAGICQVVITTPMEMLKIQLQDAGRLAAQQRMPAMKSPTKLAATNTVLSRSYNVGPSPAARAVSATQIARDLLHTQGIQGLYKGLGATLMRDVPFSMVYFPLFAHLNRLGQPSRDESAPFYWAFLSGCLAGSTAAVAVNPCDVVKTRLQSLSKGANEESYNGVVDCVSKIMRKEGPFAFLKGAGCRALVIAPLFGIAQVMYFIGIGEFILDQSPFNYVSA is encoded by the exons ATGGCTCACCAGCAGCAGATCAG CCTTCCCGCTAAACTGATCAATGGTGGTATTGCTGGTATTGTTGGGGTCACCTGTGTGTTTCCCATCGACCTTGTAAAGACCAGGTTACAGAACCAGAGGCAAGGTCATCAGATCTACAAGAACAT GCTGGACTGCCTCGTTAAGACTGTTCGATCAGAAGGATACTTTGGCATGTATAGAG GTGCTGCTGTGAATCTGACCTTGGTCACTCCTGAGAAGGCCATCAAACTAGCTGCAAATGACTTCTTCCGCCAGCATCTTAGCAAAAATGG GAAAGGCTTGACAGTGTTTAAGGAGATGTTGGCAGGTTGTGGTGCAGGCATATGCCAAGTTGTCATTACGACTCCTATGGAAATGCTTAAGATTCAACTTCAGGACGCAGGGAGGCTAG CGGCTCAGCAGAGAATGCCAGCCATGAAGTCTCCTACTAAGCTGGCTGCCACTAACACAGTGCTGAGCAGGTCCTACAATGTGGGGCCCAGTCCTGCAGCCAGGGCAGTGTCTGCTACCCAGATTGCccgggaccttctgcacacacaAGGTATCCAGGGCCTCTACAAAGGCCTCGGGGCCACCCTCATGAG GGATGTTCCCTTCTCCATGGTCTACTTCCCACTGTTTGCCCACCTTAACCGGCTGGGCCAGCCATCTCGAGATGAATCCGCACCCTTCTACTGGGCTTTcttgtctggctgtctggctggctccaCTGCAGCTGTGGCAGTCAATCCTTGTGATG TTGTAAAAACGAGATTGCAGTCTCTGAGCAAAGGGGCCAATGAGGAGAGCTACAACGGTGTGGTTGACTGCGTCAG TAAGATCATGCGTAAGGAGGGTCCCTTTGCCTTTCTGAAGGGAGCAGGATGCAGGGCGCTGGTCATTGCTCCTCTCTTCGGCATTGCACAGGTCATGTACTTTATTGGCATCGGAGAGTTCATCCTGGACCAGTCACCTTTCAACTACGTGTCTGCATGA
- the LOC135540322 gene encoding mitochondrial glutamate carrier 1-like isoform X2, whose protein sequence is MLAGCGAGICQVVITTPMEMLKIQLQDAGRLAAQQRMPAMKSPTKLAATNTVLSRSYNVGPSPAARAVSATQIARDLLHTQGIQGLYKGLGATLMRDVPFSMVYFPLFAHLNRLGQPSRDESAPFYWAFLSGCLAGSTAAVAVNPCDVVKTRLQSLSKGANEESYNGVVDCVSKIMRKEGPFAFLKGAGCRALVIAPLFGIAQVMYFIGIGEFILDQSPFNYVSA, encoded by the exons ATGTTGGCAGGTTGTGGTGCAGGCATATGCCAAGTTGTCATTACGACTCCTATGGAAATGCTTAAGATTCAACTTCAGGACGCAGGGAGGCTAG CGGCTCAGCAGAGAATGCCAGCCATGAAGTCTCCTACTAAGCTGGCTGCCACTAACACAGTGCTGAGCAGGTCCTACAATGTGGGGCCCAGTCCTGCAGCCAGGGCAGTGTCTGCTACCCAGATTGCccgggaccttctgcacacacaAGGTATCCAGGGCCTCTACAAAGGCCTCGGGGCCACCCTCATGAG GGATGTTCCCTTCTCCATGGTCTACTTCCCACTGTTTGCCCACCTTAACCGGCTGGGCCAGCCATCTCGAGATGAATCCGCACCCTTCTACTGGGCTTTcttgtctggctgtctggctggctccaCTGCAGCTGTGGCAGTCAATCCTTGTGATG TTGTAAAAACGAGATTGCAGTCTCTGAGCAAAGGGGCCAATGAGGAGAGCTACAACGGTGTGGTTGACTGCGTCAG TAAGATCATGCGTAAGGAGGGTCCCTTTGCCTTTCTGAAGGGAGCAGGATGCAGGGCGCTGGTCATTGCTCCTCTCTTCGGCATTGCACAGGTCATGTACTTTATTGGCATCGGAGAGTTCATCCTGGACCAGTCACCTTTCAACTACGTGTCTGCATGA